A window of Marinobacter salarius contains these coding sequences:
- a CDS encoding response regulator, protein MTDAVLETTDVTVLLVDDNPQNLKVLYETLKDKGYRLLIANDGEKALDLARRHQPEVILLDIMMPELDGYQVCERLKADPVTSDSAVVFLSALDDLQAKVRGFSLGGADYISKPFQAQEVIARVKTHARVIRLERALQARNRQLENDQARILNSISEGIYGLDARGTIVFANPAAALIMRRPVEELIGEGFFDLHFRTAGHGCESLPVYATCTKGVPENQRDIEMLRADGSPFPVEYRATPKLDGDELHGAVVVFRDITAELESENALDDARHMVQEQREQLAHFSRLTTMGEMAAGVAHEVNQPLTAITNYARVAKRVLAKEAPDRELLEETLEKIEAQSHRASEVIRRIRRFMKKPAAGKDVLSITALLEDTRQFAEVDIRNNEGGVEISVADDVPDVIADPIQVQQVALNLIRNALESTRSAQSVKPVEVTVAMSGTGCVRVAVTDHGVGLQDDAEEKLFLPFYTTKEEGMGIGLPMCRSLIQAQGGDIGFERPGHGGACFFFTLPAAGAVGSPCTSTAGSGEPTE, encoded by the coding sequence ATGACAGATGCTGTCCTTGAGACAACAGACGTAACGGTTCTGCTCGTTGACGACAACCCGCAGAACCTCAAGGTTCTCTATGAGACCCTGAAAGACAAGGGTTATCGCCTGCTCATTGCCAACGATGGTGAAAAGGCTCTGGACCTTGCCCGCCGCCATCAGCCGGAAGTGATCCTTCTGGACATCATGATGCCGGAACTTGACGGCTATCAGGTGTGTGAACGCCTCAAGGCAGACCCGGTTACGTCAGACAGCGCCGTGGTGTTTCTCTCCGCTCTGGATGATCTGCAGGCGAAAGTCCGGGGATTCTCCCTGGGAGGCGCTGACTATATCTCCAAGCCGTTCCAGGCCCAGGAGGTGATTGCCCGGGTGAAAACCCATGCCAGGGTCATCCGCCTTGAACGGGCGCTTCAGGCCCGTAATCGCCAGCTTGAAAACGATCAGGCACGCATACTCAACTCCATCAGCGAAGGTATTTACGGTCTCGACGCCAGGGGTACCATCGTGTTCGCCAATCCGGCGGCGGCGCTGATCATGCGCAGGCCTGTTGAAGAGTTGATTGGTGAGGGTTTTTTCGATCTCCATTTCCGCACCGCCGGCCACGGATGTGAGTCACTCCCTGTTTATGCCACCTGTACCAAGGGTGTTCCGGAGAACCAGCGCGATATCGAGATGTTACGCGCGGATGGTTCACCGTTTCCGGTGGAGTATCGTGCGACACCGAAACTGGATGGTGATGAACTGCATGGCGCGGTGGTGGTCTTCCGTGACATCACTGCAGAGCTTGAAAGTGAAAACGCCCTGGACGACGCCCGGCACATGGTTCAGGAGCAGCGTGAGCAGTTGGCTCATTTCTCCCGCCTGACCACCATGGGGGAGATGGCGGCCGGTGTGGCGCATGAGGTTAACCAGCCGCTGACGGCCATCACCAACTACGCCCGCGTTGCCAAGCGCGTATTGGCCAAGGAAGCGCCAGATCGCGAGTTGCTCGAGGAAACGCTGGAGAAGATCGAAGCCCAGTCACACCGCGCCAGTGAGGTGATTCGCCGTATCCGGCGGTTTATGAAGAAGCCGGCTGCCGGAAAGGATGTGTTGTCGATTACGGCGCTGTTGGAAGATACCCGCCAGTTTGCAGAAGTGGATATCCGCAACAATGAGGGCGGTGTGGAAATCTCGGTGGCCGACGACGTGCCGGATGTCATAGCGGACCCGATTCAGGTACAACAGGTTGCGTTGAACCTGATTCGTAATGCCTTGGAGTCCACTCGCAGCGCTCAGTCGGTAAAGCCCGTCGAAGTGACCGTGGCGATGTCAGGTACGGGTTGTGTCCGTGTGGCGGTAACCGATCACGGTGTAGGTCTGCAGGACGATGCGGAAGAAAAGCTGTTCCTGCCGTTCTACACCACCAAGGAAGAAGGCATGGGGATTGGTTTGCCCATGTGTCGATCCCTGATTCAGGCCCAAGGCGGTGATATCGGGTTTGAGAGACCCGGGCATGGTGGCGCCTGTTTCTTCTTTACCTTGCCGGCCGCCGGGGCCGTGGGCTCGCCCTGTACGTCCACTGCCGGCTCCGGAGAGCCGACGGAGTAA
- the recA gene encoding recombinase RecA — protein MEDNRKKALGAALSQIERQFGKGAVMKMGDQPREAIPAVSTGSLGLDVALGIGGLPYGRICEIYGPESSGKTTLTLQVIAEAQKAGKTCAFVDAEHALDPVYAEKLGVNVDELLVSQPDTGEQALEISDMLVRSNAVDVIIVDSVAALTPKAEIEGEMGDSHVGLQARLMSQALRKLTGNVKHANCLLIFINQIRMKIGVMFGSPETTTGGNALKFYSSVRLDIRRIGAVKDGDEVVGNETRVKVVKNKVSPPFKQAEFQIMYGKGIYHMAEVLDMGVKEGFVDKSGAWYAYKGDKIGQGKANACKFLEENLEIANEIEAAVRDKLMPKPAKKEEAAKEEATADANGELL, from the coding sequence ATGGAAGACAACCGCAAGAAAGCACTGGGTGCAGCACTGAGCCAGATCGAACGCCAGTTCGGCAAGGGCGCCGTCATGAAGATGGGCGACCAGCCCAGGGAAGCGATCCCTGCGGTATCCACCGGTTCCCTGGGCCTGGATGTGGCGCTGGGAATAGGCGGTCTGCCTTATGGTCGTATCTGTGAGATCTACGGCCCGGAAAGCTCTGGTAAAACCACGCTGACCCTGCAGGTGATTGCCGAGGCCCAGAAGGCTGGAAAAACCTGTGCGTTTGTGGATGCGGAGCATGCCCTGGACCCGGTCTATGCCGAAAAACTGGGCGTGAACGTGGATGAACTCCTGGTATCCCAGCCGGACACCGGTGAGCAGGCGCTGGAAATCTCTGACATGCTGGTGCGCTCCAACGCTGTTGACGTCATCATCGTGGACTCCGTGGCAGCGCTGACGCCCAAGGCCGAGATTGAAGGTGAGATGGGGGACAGCCATGTTGGTCTCCAGGCCCGCCTGATGTCCCAGGCGCTGCGTAAGCTGACGGGTAACGTCAAGCATGCCAACTGCCTGCTGATCTTTATCAACCAGATCCGCATGAAAATTGGTGTGATGTTCGGCAGCCCCGAAACCACCACCGGCGGCAACGCCCTGAAATTCTACTCATCCGTTCGCCTGGACATTCGCCGCATCGGTGCTGTTAAAGACGGCGATGAAGTGGTGGGCAACGAAACCCGAGTGAAAGTGGTCAAGAACAAGGTATCTCCGCCGTTCAAGCAGGCCGAGTTCCAGATCATGTACGGCAAGGGCATCTACCACATGGCCGAAGTGCTCGATATGGGTGTGAAGGAAGGCTTCGTGGACAAGTCCGGCGCCTGGTACGCCTACAAGGGCGACAAGATCGGCCAGGGCAAGGCCAATGCCTGCAAGTTTTTGGAAGAGAACCTTGAGATCGCCAATGAGATCGAAGCTGCGGTGCGTGACAAGCTGATGCCCAAGCCGGCCAAGAAAGAAGAAGCGGCAAAGGAAGAGGCAACAGCAGACGCGAACGGTGAGCTTCTTTAA
- a CDS encoding CinA family protein: MPLTDEALAEAGTQLADVLMQRELTIATAESCTGGWVAKVLTDRAGSSSYVLAGLVTYSNDAKRGLLGVTEPSLGEHGAVSEPVVREMVAGALAATGADVAVAISGVAGPGGGSDDKPVGTVWFAWGRSPADTEAVVEQFQGDRDQVRRQAVLYVLQGVRGFLEKP; the protein is encoded by the coding sequence ATGCCACTGACTGACGAGGCATTGGCGGAAGCCGGCACGCAATTGGCTGACGTATTAATGCAACGCGAGCTTACGATAGCCACTGCCGAAAGTTGCACTGGCGGCTGGGTTGCCAAGGTGCTGACCGACCGCGCGGGCTCTTCTTCCTACGTTCTGGCGGGACTGGTGACCTACAGCAACGATGCAAAAAGGGGCTTGCTGGGTGTGACTGAACCGTCGCTGGGGGAGCACGGAGCAGTTAGCGAACCGGTGGTACGGGAAATGGTTGCTGGTGCCCTGGCGGCCACGGGTGCGGATGTGGCTGTTGCGATCAGTGGCGTGGCGGGCCCTGGTGGCGGCAGTGACGACAAGCCGGTAGGCACGGTGTGGTTTGCCTGGGGGCGCTCTCCGGCTGACACCGAAGCGGTGGTTGAGCAGTTCCAGGGTGACCGTGATCAGGTTCGGCGCCAGGCGGTTCTTTATGTGTTACAGGGAGTTAGGGGCTTTCTGGAAAAGCCCTGA
- a CDS encoding MaoC family dehydratase, with translation MTDTSIYYSHPPGLWSLYSKALLPKNKPSGDDLQIPGLSARLIGVSTANHNLKRYRRVCGFNTQATVPITWPHILAFPLHLKLLTEKTFPLPLLGLVHLRNNITQHRAIGTGETLDIAARLDGQNNTSRGLEFDLVTEAWSAGRLVWEETSTNLFRQPDKSKNSSEGKPPELPHYPETIDISAAESIGRQYAGVSGDRNPIHLHALTAKAFGFPRAIAHGMWSKARVLALLEQQSGWRPDAISISCQFKKPLFLPGTAQLNWQAGQDGWDYQLLNASGNAPHLSGEIRWDN, from the coding sequence ATGACAGATACTTCAATCTACTACAGTCACCCGCCCGGCCTATGGTCGCTTTACAGCAAGGCCCTACTCCCGAAAAACAAGCCATCCGGCGACGACCTCCAGATACCTGGTCTGTCCGCCCGATTAATCGGCGTCAGTACGGCCAACCATAACCTGAAACGCTACCGGAGGGTATGTGGTTTCAATACACAGGCTACCGTGCCCATCACCTGGCCCCACATCCTTGCGTTTCCGTTGCATCTGAAACTGCTGACCGAAAAAACCTTCCCGCTGCCGCTGCTTGGGCTCGTCCACCTTCGCAACAACATCACGCAGCACCGCGCTATAGGCACTGGGGAAACATTGGACATAGCCGCACGGCTGGACGGTCAGAACAATACATCGAGGGGCCTGGAGTTTGATCTGGTCACCGAAGCCTGGTCCGCAGGGCGGCTAGTATGGGAAGAGACGAGCACCAACCTGTTTCGGCAGCCGGATAAGAGCAAAAATAGCTCAGAGGGAAAGCCTCCCGAACTGCCCCACTACCCTGAGACCATCGACATCAGTGCCGCGGAATCCATCGGTCGGCAATACGCCGGGGTGTCCGGTGACAGAAACCCGATACACCTTCACGCACTGACCGCAAAGGCCTTCGGTTTCCCCCGGGCGATTGCCCACGGCATGTGGAGCAAGGCCCGTGTGCTGGCGTTGCTGGAACAGCAAAGCGGCTGGCGCCCGGACGCGATATCAATCTCCTGCCAGTTCAAGAAGCCGCTGTTCCTTCCGGGAACGGCGCAACTCAACTGGCAGGCTGGGCAAGACGGCTGGGACTATCAGTTACTGAACGCGTCAGGTAACGCCCCTCACCTGAGCGGCGAGATACGCTGGGACAATTGA
- a CDS encoding flavodoxin family protein, which translates to MDAKKKLLVVAHAPSRNTLKLREAVEQGAQHEDIENVEVTVLPPLEAGPEDVLACDAIILGTTENLGYMSGALKDFFDRSYYPCLEKTQGLPFTFYIRAGLDGTGTHRAIDSITTGLRWRLVQEPLLCHGDYRDEFEDQCRELGLYMAASLDAGLF; encoded by the coding sequence ATGGATGCGAAGAAGAAATTGCTGGTTGTCGCCCATGCTCCCTCCCGGAATACCCTCAAGCTCCGGGAAGCGGTAGAACAGGGCGCACAACACGAAGACATAGAAAACGTGGAAGTGACCGTGCTCCCTCCGCTGGAAGCAGGCCCGGAAGATGTTCTGGCCTGCGATGCCATTATCCTCGGCACCACTGAAAACCTCGGTTACATGAGTGGTGCGTTAAAGGATTTTTTTGACCGCAGTTACTACCCCTGCCTTGAGAAAACCCAGGGTTTGCCCTTCACCTTCTACATCCGCGCCGGTCTCGACGGTACCGGCACCCATCGCGCTATCGATTCCATCACCACGGGCCTGCGTTGGCGGCTGGTGCAGGAGCCATTGCTCTGTCATGGCGACTATCGGGACGAATTCGAGGATCAGTGCCGGGAACTGGGGCTCTACATGGCCGCCAGCCTGGATGCCGGGCTGTTCTAG
- a CDS encoding PilZ domain-containing protein — MSDSADRRIKDRYPAMCLKVQLQERGFFGRGKNSTAVTCLDLNRYGMAVLCPRPVESGARLYMDFHGKYIRESRVAARVISCQPYQTGYRVSIQFSYCFDKKGYSRTVDNALSRIEGLYNRYAS; from the coding sequence ATGAGTGATTCCGCAGACCGCAGAATCAAGGACCGCTACCCTGCCATGTGCCTGAAGGTACAGCTGCAGGAGCGTGGCTTCTTTGGTCGAGGGAAGAATTCAACCGCTGTCACCTGCCTGGACCTGAATCGCTATGGCATGGCGGTGCTTTGCCCTAGGCCAGTAGAGTCTGGCGCCCGTCTCTATATGGACTTTCATGGCAAGTACATCCGCGAATCCCGTGTCGCCGCCCGGGTGATCAGTTGCCAGCCCTATCAGACCGGTTACCGGGTAAGCATCCAGTTCAGCTACTGTTTCGACAAAAAGGGGTATTCACGAACCGTGGACAATGCCCTTTCCCGCATTGAAGGCCTGTACAACCGCTACGCCAGCTAA
- a CDS encoding AraC family transcriptional regulator → MQELRDAGVMLRLIYQAMKRKGIDTDAIFARLGVDEDYVYTEQLRTPHSAQLYFWQVVEDVSGDPDAGLHLGQLLPAYKGQVLEYLFLSSPTFGEGLRRAQNYQRLLSDAANTDFLIEGDEACMVLDAASSEVSRLRHFNECFVQGLITFFKSITDDRFYPSRIEFEHQREHGREHVIDVLGCDVVFGAKENRLYFPATLLSHASPHAEPELLDLHERFASEQVARLEKKDIVGQVERIVAELLDSGEVTLDAVAERLGIKPRTLRTRLTEAETSFNQVLADFRYRLARQLLATTDESIDEIVYLTGFSEPSTFYRAFKRWSSMTPIEYRKTAQGKDVMVDAM, encoded by the coding sequence ATGCAGGAACTTCGCGATGCGGGTGTGATGTTGCGCTTGATTTATCAGGCCATGAAACGCAAAGGGATTGATACCGATGCCATTTTTGCCCGGCTGGGAGTGGATGAAGACTATGTCTACACCGAGCAGCTAAGAACACCTCACAGTGCCCAGTTGTATTTCTGGCAGGTGGTTGAGGATGTGTCGGGCGATCCTGACGCCGGCCTCCACCTGGGCCAATTGTTACCGGCCTACAAGGGGCAGGTTCTGGAATACCTGTTTCTGAGCAGTCCCACGTTCGGCGAGGGCCTTCGGCGGGCTCAAAACTATCAGCGCCTGTTGAGCGATGCTGCCAATACCGACTTCTTGATCGAGGGTGACGAGGCCTGCATGGTGCTGGATGCCGCTTCCAGCGAAGTCAGCCGTCTGCGGCATTTCAACGAGTGCTTCGTACAGGGCCTGATAACCTTTTTCAAATCGATCACCGATGACCGCTTCTACCCATCGCGTATCGAGTTTGAACATCAGCGTGAGCATGGTCGGGAGCACGTGATCGACGTACTCGGCTGCGATGTTGTGTTTGGCGCCAAGGAAAACCGGCTGTATTTCCCTGCAACGCTGCTGTCTCATGCTTCGCCTCATGCAGAACCGGAATTGCTGGATCTCCATGAACGGTTTGCCAGTGAGCAGGTGGCCCGTCTTGAAAAGAAAGACATCGTTGGGCAGGTCGAGCGAATTGTCGCGGAACTGCTGGACAGCGGAGAGGTCACTCTGGATGCCGTGGCCGAGCGTCTTGGCATTAAACCCCGAACCCTGCGTACCCGCCTGACCGAAGCAGAAACCAGCTTCAATCAGGTGTTGGCGGATTTCCGTTATCGTCTGGCGCGGCAGTTGCTGGCAACGACTGATGAGTCCATTGATGAAATTGTATACCTCACCGGCTTCTCGGAACCCAGTACTTTCTACCGGGCGTTCAAGCGTTGGTCGAGCATGACACCCATTGAATACCGAAAGACCGCACAGGGAAAGGATGTCATGGTTGATGCCATGTAA
- the fixJ gene encoding response regulator FixJ codes for MTDTQQTVYVVEDDEAVRDSLELLLKSDGKPVKTYDNASAFLKDYSEKMAGCIVLDIRMPGMDGMELQKKLNEKHSILPIIFVTGHGDVPMAVDAMKEGAVDFIQKPYREEALLQKIEAALEQDKEQRKTLGEKQEILRRVKSLTPREHEIMDRMIAGQANKVIAIELEISQRTVEIHRSRVMHKMGTHSLAHLVRMVLSVKDLIDAR; via the coding sequence ATGACTGATACCCAGCAAACGGTCTACGTAGTTGAGGACGATGAGGCGGTTCGTGATTCTCTTGAACTGCTGCTGAAATCCGATGGCAAGCCGGTCAAGACTTATGACAATGCCAGCGCATTCCTCAAGGATTACTCCGAAAAAATGGCCGGCTGTATCGTACTGGATATCCGCATGCCGGGCATGGATGGTATGGAACTCCAGAAGAAACTGAATGAAAAGCACTCCATCCTGCCAATTATCTTCGTCACCGGGCACGGTGATGTCCCCATGGCCGTGGATGCCATGAAAGAGGGCGCGGTCGATTTCATTCAGAAACCCTATCGTGAAGAGGCCCTGCTCCAGAAAATCGAAGCCGCCCTGGAACAGGACAAGGAGCAGCGCAAAACTCTCGGTGAGAAGCAGGAAATCCTGCGCCGCGTGAAAAGCCTGACGCCCCGGGAACATGAAATCATGGACCGGATGATTGCCGGGCAGGCGAACAAGGTCATTGCCATCGAACTGGAGATCAGCCAGCGTACCGTGGAAATTCATCGCTCACGGGTGATGCATAAGATGGGCACGCATTCACTGGCACACCTGGTCCGTATGGTTCTGTCCGTAAAGGACCTTATCGACGCGCGCTGA
- a CDS encoding Lon protease family protein: protein MKSLSLNQLYKACVLKDLPFKTTRQLEPLAEIVGQNRAQAAVRFALAMPHGGYNVYAVGRNGLGKRTMMLRYLEHHVDTENQSHDWCYVANFEEPRIPRVLQLPAGKGTELKQDMEKLMGRLMKMIPQTFDSDSFLERAEQLKNGYGKKQEDELEKVAAQAKRKKVSLNITTPGGYRLVAMNGEEPHTAESFQALTEAQRDKFENDINKLEKKLRQALRKLADWEQEYAESQQALNEETLESISGHQIDELIEKYRDMPEVVSYFEEVRKDLSESLEIFLEDNEEQAAIAYASLDKKMPRRYLVNVLVHQKTDEVPVVVEDNPTYHNLFGYVESVTFKGSVFTDFSLIRPGSIHRANGGYLLMDAIKVLEQPFVWDGLKRALRSKSIQINSLERELTLSGTISLEPEAIPLDVKIVLFGDRETWMLLQEYDPEFAELFRVTADFENEMMRTDESQLLYAKFIASLVNEKKLLHCSNKAVARVIEHSSRMAEHQDRLSLHAADIANLLRESDYWARQAGAKLIQNSHVDQALESAQYRSSRIRDQFYDSIRDGTTLVSTTGTCVGQVNALSVLSTGGFEFGLSNRITATCYYGDGGVMDIERDVKLGGNIHSKGVMILSSWLSAHFAVTDPMHLSASLTFEQNYGEVDGDSASLAELCALVSALSGLPVRQDLAITGSVNQFGEVQPIGGVNEKVEGFFSTCRLTGELTGTQGVIVPSTNVQNLMLEQEVVQAVRNGQFAVHAVSRAEEAITLLLGKPAGKADDKGRYPKQSVFGIIQQRLEKMREHERQEHARDDHKDPSIH, encoded by the coding sequence TTGAAGTCACTGTCACTGAACCAGCTCTACAAAGCCTGTGTTTTAAAAGATCTACCGTTCAAGACCACGCGACAGCTCGAGCCCCTGGCGGAAATTGTTGGCCAGAATCGGGCCCAGGCAGCGGTGCGTTTTGCGCTTGCCATGCCCCATGGCGGTTACAACGTCTATGCCGTGGGCCGTAACGGCTTAGGCAAGCGCACGATGATGCTCCGTTATCTGGAGCATCACGTGGACACTGAGAATCAGAGCCACGACTGGTGTTATGTCGCCAACTTCGAGGAACCGCGAATTCCCCGTGTTCTTCAGTTGCCCGCCGGTAAGGGCACCGAGCTCAAACAGGATATGGAAAAGTTGATGGGGCGTCTGATGAAGATGATCCCCCAGACGTTCGACAGCGACAGTTTCCTTGAGCGTGCAGAGCAGCTGAAAAACGGGTATGGCAAGAAGCAGGAAGATGAACTGGAGAAGGTGGCAGCCCAGGCCAAGCGAAAGAAGGTCAGCCTGAATATTACGACACCCGGCGGCTATCGGTTGGTGGCGATGAATGGCGAGGAACCCCATACCGCTGAATCCTTCCAGGCGTTGACAGAAGCTCAGCGGGACAAGTTCGAGAATGATATCAACAAGCTCGAGAAGAAGCTGCGTCAGGCCCTACGCAAACTGGCGGATTGGGAGCAGGAATACGCCGAAAGCCAGCAGGCACTCAACGAGGAGACGCTGGAAAGCATCTCCGGACACCAGATCGACGAGTTGATCGAGAAATACAGGGATATGCCGGAGGTGGTTTCGTACTTCGAGGAAGTGCGTAAGGATCTGTCCGAGAGCCTGGAAATTTTTCTGGAAGACAATGAAGAGCAGGCGGCCATCGCCTATGCGTCGCTGGATAAAAAAATGCCCCGGCGCTATCTGGTCAATGTGCTGGTTCACCAGAAAACCGACGAAGTGCCGGTTGTGGTCGAGGACAATCCCACCTACCACAACCTGTTTGGCTACGTGGAAAGCGTAACCTTCAAGGGTTCGGTGTTTACCGACTTCTCGCTCATACGCCCTGGCAGTATTCACCGTGCCAACGGGGGGTATCTGCTGATGGATGCGATCAAGGTGCTTGAGCAGCCATTTGTCTGGGACGGGTTGAAGCGTGCCTTGCGATCCAAGTCCATCCAGATCAACTCGCTGGAACGGGAGCTGACCCTGTCAGGCACGATTTCATTGGAACCCGAAGCGATTCCGCTGGACGTAAAGATCGTACTGTTTGGCGATCGGGAAACCTGGATGCTGTTGCAGGAATACGACCCCGAGTTCGCTGAGTTGTTTCGGGTCACCGCAGACTTTGAAAACGAGATGATGCGTACGGACGAGAGCCAGCTCCTGTACGCCAAGTTCATCGCCAGCCTGGTGAACGAAAAGAAGCTGCTGCATTGCAGCAACAAAGCCGTGGCACGTGTGATTGAGCACAGTTCGCGCATGGCAGAACATCAGGATCGGCTGTCGCTGCACGCAGCGGATATCGCCAATCTGCTGAGGGAATCTGATTACTGGGCGAGACAGGCGGGGGCAAAGCTGATCCAGAACTCCCATGTGGATCAGGCATTGGAGAGCGCCCAATATCGCAGCAGCCGTATCCGTGATCAGTTTTACGACTCCATCCGCGATGGCACCACGCTGGTGTCCACAACGGGCACCTGTGTTGGGCAGGTGAACGCGTTGTCAGTGCTCTCTACCGGCGGATTCGAGTTTGGTTTGTCCAACCGTATCACCGCTACCTGCTATTATGGAGATGGCGGTGTGATGGATATCGAACGGGACGTCAAGCTGGGAGGTAATATTCACTCGAAAGGGGTGATGATCCTCAGTTCCTGGCTGTCTGCCCATTTTGCCGTTACGGATCCCATGCATCTGTCGGCCAGCCTGACCTTCGAACAGAACTACGGCGAAGTGGACGGTGACAGTGCTTCGCTGGCGGAACTGTGCGCCCTGGTGTCTGCGTTATCCGGATTGCCTGTCAGGCAGGACCTGGCGATTACCGGGTCGGTGAACCAGTTCGGAGAGGTTCAGCCCATTGGTGGCGTGAACGAGAAGGTTGAAGGCTTTTTCAGCACTTGCAGGCTGACCGGGGAACTCACTGGCACCCAGGGGGTGATCGTACCCTCCACCAACGTCCAGAACCTGATGCTTGAGCAGGAGGTTGTCCAGGCTGTTCGCAATGGACAGTTTGCCGTGCATGCGGTCAGCCGTGCCGAGGAAGCAATTACGCTGTTGCTCGGTAAACCGGCAGGCAAGGCTGATGACAAAGGCAGGTACCCTAAGCAGAGCGTTTTTGGCATTATCCAGCAACGTCTGGAAAAAATGCGCGAGCATGAGCGTCAGGAGCATGCCCGGGACGACCACAAAGATCCGTCGATTCACTGA